In Ostrea edulis chromosome 6, xbOstEdul1.1, whole genome shotgun sequence, a single window of DNA contains:
- the LOC125646734 gene encoding tripartite motif-containing protein 5-like isoform X2: MFQTFYKRYGKDVKEYTNCPCCFKTYEDPWYLECGHTMNMKCVRRQQPIVKCPMCEDSFLISSSRLCKNRFANDLAMQVTRIDIIQLLLDNRKCSLHEEKNAESYCEKCHMKMCLGCSHFHDRNPKTKRHTVYEVNQMIEEKQDDIDINPVSMCEYHDNEIINNWCLDCKVPACEENCAQHHLEPISSYATDSNTQIQKLETHVEHQLSTARLSFQKVKKIKKDMKTEGKYHGSVAARLDWAKEKCKQIIKRSTFLVLEVNLLLKKGNEFHKCYSLPFLSRQIQRIKESTKSIESNSQHTSNRSSASTNSDYSLSGSSYAQVNPRLSRSTNALSDRATYINVNWKSSMEALYVNEQTYEDISHIESIIRVSSQSLSRSTKLSDDIQERLNFFDTGARITGMVYVNDTIVVASHSAGFCTGYDLHGKIQWDITERLNGPFDVAAHKTDDGKQFL; this comes from the exons CTATGGAAAAGATGTGAAAGAGTACACAAACTGCCCATGTTGTTTTAAAACCTATGAAGATCCTTGGTATCTAGAGTGCGGACACACAATGAATATGAAATGTGTTCGGAGACAGCAGCCTATCGTAAAATGTCCGATGTGCGAGGATTCTTTTCTGATTTCTTCCAGTAGGCTGTGTAAAAACCGATTTGCAAATGATCTTGCAATGCAGGTAACACGTATAGATATCATACAGCTTCTGCTGGACAACCGTAAATGTTCTTTGCATGAGGAAAAAAATGCAGAAAGCTACTGTGAGAAATGTCATATGAAAATGTGTCTCGGTTGTAGCCACTTTCATGATAGGAATCCTAAAACTAAAAGGCATACAGTTTATGAAGTCAACCAAATGATAGAAGAAAAGCAAGATGACATAGATATTAATCCAGTGTCGATGTGTGAGTACcatgataatgaaataataaacaaCTGGTGTTTGGATTGTAAAGTCCCAGCTTGTGAAGAAAATTGTGCCCAACATCATTTAGAACCTATTTCGAGTTATGCAACAGATTCGAACACTCAAATTCAGAAGTTAGAAACACATGTCGAACACCAATTATCAACGGCAAGACTGAGTTttcaaaaagtgaaaaaaataaaaaaagacatGAAGACAGAAGGAAAATATCATGGATCAGTAGCTGCAAGACTGGATTGGGCAAAGGAAAAGTGcaaacaaattatcaaaagatcCACGTTTTTAGTTCTTGAGGTAAATTTACTATTGAAAAAGGGAAACGAGTTCCATAAGTGCTACTCTCTACCGTTCTTATCACGCCAAATCCAAAGAATTAAAGAGTCGACTAAAAGTATCGAGAGCAATAGTCAGCATACATCGAACAGGTCATCTGCATCGACCAACAGCGATTACAGTTTGTCTGGTTCATCATACGCACAGGTCAATCCAAGATTGTCACGGTCGACAAATGCCCTATCTGACAGAGCAACATATATCAATGTGAACTGGAAGAGTAGTATGGAAGCATTATATGTGAATGAG CAAACGTACGAAGATATAAGTCACATAGAATCAATCATTAGAGTGTCTTCCCAATCTCTGAGTAGAAGTACAAAGCTTAGTGATGATATTCAAGAACGACTCAACTTCTTTGACACAGGAGCAAGAATTACag GTATGGTATATGTTAATGACACTATCGTTGTTGCCAGTCACTCGGCCGGATTTTGCACGGGCTATGACCTACATGGAAAAATCCAGTGGGATATCACGGAGCGATTAAACGGACCCTTCGATGTAGCAGCACATAAAACGGATGATGGCAAGCAATTCCTTTAA
- the LOC125646734 gene encoding tripartite motif-containing protein 5-like isoform X1, whose product MATGGLQVGYGKDVKEYTNCPCCFKTYEDPWYLECGHTMNMKCVRRQQPIVKCPMCEDSFLISSSRLCKNRFANDLAMQVTRIDIIQLLLDNRKCSLHEEKNAESYCEKCHMKMCLGCSHFHDRNPKTKRHTVYEVNQMIEEKQDDIDINPVSMCEYHDNEIINNWCLDCKVPACEENCAQHHLEPISSYATDSNTQIQKLETHVEHQLSTARLSFQKVKKIKKDMKTEGKYHGSVAARLDWAKEKCKQIIKRSTFLVLEVNLLLKKGNEFHKCYSLPFLSRQIQRIKESTKSIESNSQHTSNRSSASTNSDYSLSGSSYAQVNPRLSRSTNALSDRATYINVNWKSSMEALYVNEQTYEDISHIESIIRVSSQSLSRSTKLSDDIQERLNFFDTGARITGMVYVNDTIVVASHSAGFCTGYDLHGKIQWDITERLNGPFDVAAHKTDDGKQFL is encoded by the exons CTATGGAAAAGATGTGAAAGAGTACACAAACTGCCCATGTTGTTTTAAAACCTATGAAGATCCTTGGTATCTAGAGTGCGGACACACAATGAATATGAAATGTGTTCGGAGACAGCAGCCTATCGTAAAATGTCCGATGTGCGAGGATTCTTTTCTGATTTCTTCCAGTAGGCTGTGTAAAAACCGATTTGCAAATGATCTTGCAATGCAGGTAACACGTATAGATATCATACAGCTTCTGCTGGACAACCGTAAATGTTCTTTGCATGAGGAAAAAAATGCAGAAAGCTACTGTGAGAAATGTCATATGAAAATGTGTCTCGGTTGTAGCCACTTTCATGATAGGAATCCTAAAACTAAAAGGCATACAGTTTATGAAGTCAACCAAATGATAGAAGAAAAGCAAGATGACATAGATATTAATCCAGTGTCGATGTGTGAGTACcatgataatgaaataataaacaaCTGGTGTTTGGATTGTAAAGTCCCAGCTTGTGAAGAAAATTGTGCCCAACATCATTTAGAACCTATTTCGAGTTATGCAACAGATTCGAACACTCAAATTCAGAAGTTAGAAACACATGTCGAACACCAATTATCAACGGCAAGACTGAGTTttcaaaaagtgaaaaaaataaaaaaagacatGAAGACAGAAGGAAAATATCATGGATCAGTAGCTGCAAGACTGGATTGGGCAAAGGAAAAGTGcaaacaaattatcaaaagatcCACGTTTTTAGTTCTTGAGGTAAATTTACTATTGAAAAAGGGAAACGAGTTCCATAAGTGCTACTCTCTACCGTTCTTATCACGCCAAATCCAAAGAATTAAAGAGTCGACTAAAAGTATCGAGAGCAATAGTCAGCATACATCGAACAGGTCATCTGCATCGACCAACAGCGATTACAGTTTGTCTGGTTCATCATACGCACAGGTCAATCCAAGATTGTCACGGTCGACAAATGCCCTATCTGACAGAGCAACATATATCAATGTGAACTGGAAGAGTAGTATGGAAGCATTATATGTGAATGAG CAAACGTACGAAGATATAAGTCACATAGAATCAATCATTAGAGTGTCTTCCCAATCTCTGAGTAGAAGTACAAAGCTTAGTGATGATATTCAAGAACGACTCAACTTCTTTGACACAGGAGCAAGAATTACag GTATGGTATATGTTAATGACACTATCGTTGTTGCCAGTCACTCGGCCGGATTTTGCACGGGCTATGACCTACATGGAAAAATCCAGTGGGATATCACGGAGCGATTAAACGGACCCTTCGATGTAGCAGCACATAAAACGGATGATGGCAAGCAATTCCTTTAA